Proteins encoded by one window of Moorella humiferrea:
- a CDS encoding DUF881 domain-containing protein, with translation MRKVYFSLLLISLFSGLLVAWQWRSHQATAALEKQDPALIDIIHSLEQEDASLENTIANLRGQIDALQKARSKGEDRLTAIQQEIDALKLAAGLISVTGPGIVVTLDDNSAGAQAAKNSSPATYKPEDYIIHDKNILYLVNELRSAGAEAIAVNGQRIVTNSDIRCVGTVILVNSTRLAPPYEIQAVGNPDALEAAVLKSVDFNFLKSRDFPVKVTRSPALSLPAYNGSFSQEHVRLVNKEGEQP, from the coding sequence GTGCGCAAAGTTTATTTTTCACTGCTCCTCATCAGCCTTTTTTCCGGGCTCCTGGTAGCCTGGCAGTGGCGTTCCCATCAGGCGACCGCCGCCTTAGAAAAGCAGGATCCGGCCCTCATCGATATTATCCATTCCCTGGAACAAGAAGACGCCTCCCTGGAAAATACCATCGCCAATCTGCGCGGCCAAATCGATGCCCTGCAGAAAGCACGTTCTAAGGGCGAAGATCGCCTGACCGCCATCCAGCAGGAAATCGACGCCTTAAAACTTGCCGCTGGCCTGATTTCTGTAACCGGACCGGGCATCGTCGTCACCCTGGATGATAACAGTGCCGGCGCCCAGGCGGCCAAGAACAGCTCTCCGGCTACCTACAAACCGGAAGACTATATCATCCACGATAAAAATATCCTTTACCTTGTCAATGAATTAAGGTCTGCCGGCGCTGAGGCCATTGCTGTCAACGGCCAGCGCATAGTTACCAACTCGGACATCCGTTGCGTCGGCACCGTGATCCTAGTAAATTCTACGCGTCTGGCGCCGCCATATGAAATTCAGGCCGTCGGCAATCCCGACGCCCTGGAAGCGGCAGTACTAAAGTCGGTGGACTTTAACTTCTTGAAGAGCCGCGATTTTCCGGTCAAGGTAACCAGATCCCCCGCCCTAAGCCTGCCGGCGTATAACGGCAGTTTTTCGCAAGAACACGTCCGCTTGGTTAATAAGGAAGGTGAGCAGCCATGA
- a CDS encoding DUF881 domain-containing protein → MTVTKGWSISLIVVFLILGLLLSLQFRTQRLLTSSLEAQKTEDLVAMWKKLNEKRTKLQDEIAQLQQQLFTLQTGSDQDSEAKISLEKDLARLQVITGTTPVKGPGVTVTITGDAPLLYEDLVDIVNELWASGAEAIAINDHRVNAFTAIADKEEGSRIYITVNGEKLLYPIVIKAIGDPHTLEKGLTFTGGLIENLNTMFNIYPDIKKEQNLSLPAASLPRWQHAKPLPASSTAAQQSQAK, encoded by the coding sequence ATGACGGTCACCAAAGGCTGGTCTATCTCCCTGATAGTAGTTTTCTTAATCCTGGGCCTGCTTTTATCCCTTCAGTTCCGCACCCAGCGGCTTCTGACCAGTTCCCTGGAAGCTCAGAAAACCGAAGACCTGGTGGCCATGTGGAAAAAGTTAAACGAAAAGCGGACGAAACTCCAGGATGAAATAGCCCAACTACAGCAGCAACTCTTCACCCTCCAGACCGGTTCTGATCAGGACAGTGAAGCCAAAATTTCTTTAGAGAAGGATCTGGCCAGGCTGCAGGTGATTACCGGCACAACTCCCGTCAAAGGACCCGGGGTGACGGTTACCATTACCGGCGACGCGCCCCTCCTTTATGAAGATCTGGTGGACATCGTCAACGAGCTGTGGGCCTCGGGGGCAGAGGCCATCGCCATCAACGACCACCGCGTCAACGCCTTCACGGCCATCGCCGATAAAGAAGAGGGCTCCAGAATTTACATCACCGTCAACGGCGAAAAGCTCCTTTACCCCATTGTAATAAAGGCCATCGGCGACCCCCACACCCTGGAAAAGGGGCTCACCTTTACCGGCGGCCTTATCGAAAACCTCAATACCATGTTCAATATATACCCTGATATTAAAAAAGAGCAAAACCTGAGCCTGCCGGCGGCGTCCCTGCCACGCTGGCAGCATGCCAAACCCCTGCCCGCCTCCAGCACGGCAGCACAGCAAAGCCAGGCAAAATAA
- the cdaA gene encoding diadenylate cyclase CdaA, which produces MNGLAALWRYILSLNIIDFLRITLDISIVAFVIYKFIMLIRGTRAVQLIKGLVVLVVASVIAERLNLTTINWLLSQLRLVIVVALPVVFQPELRRALEQLGRGKFFARPLTTLGAEDMEKLISELVRAVQVLAKNRTGALIVIERETGLNDYIETGIRVDGVVSAELLINIFVPLTPFHDGAAIIRGDRVVAAGCFLPLSESPYLSKQLGTRHRAALGISEISDAVVLVVSEETGVISVAEGGKLTRFLEEKSLRELLQSLLLPQVNHNISLWPWRS; this is translated from the coding sequence GTGAATGGTTTGGCGGCCCTGTGGCGCTACATTTTATCGCTGAATATAATTGATTTTTTACGGATAACCCTCGATATCAGCATCGTCGCCTTTGTGATTTATAAATTCATCATGCTTATCAGGGGTACCAGGGCGGTGCAGCTGATTAAAGGACTGGTGGTACTGGTGGTCGCCTCCGTTATTGCCGAGCGGTTGAACCTCACCACCATTAATTGGCTGTTGAGCCAGTTGCGCCTGGTCATTGTGGTGGCCCTGCCGGTTGTCTTTCAGCCGGAACTGCGGCGTGCTTTGGAACAACTCGGACGGGGCAAATTTTTTGCCCGGCCTTTAACCACCCTGGGCGCCGAAGATATGGAAAAACTCATAAGCGAATTAGTCAGGGCTGTCCAGGTCCTTGCCAAAAATCGGACCGGCGCCCTGATAGTTATCGAGCGGGAAACAGGTCTCAATGACTATATCGAGACGGGTATCCGTGTCGATGGCGTCGTTTCCGCCGAGCTGCTGATCAATATTTTTGTTCCCCTGACGCCCTTCCATGATGGGGCAGCCATCATCCGAGGGGACCGGGTGGTTGCCGCAGGTTGTTTTCTACCCCTTTCGGAAAGCCCCTATTTAAGCAAGCAATTAGGGACAAGGCACCGGGCGGCTTTAGGAATAAGTGAAATATCCGATGCTGTTGTCTTGGTGGTTTCCGAAGAAACGGGTGTTATATCCGTGGCCGAAGGAGGAAAACTTACCCGCTTCCTGGAAGAAAAAAGCTTAAGGGAACTACTGCAGAGCTTATTGTTGCCCCAGGTCAACCATAATATATCCCTGTGGCCCTGGAGGTCGTAA
- the glmM gene encoding phosphoglucosamine mutase: MGKLFGTDGVRGVANGGLTPELAFRLGRAGAAVLTGQQGRARVVVGRDTRISGDMLEGALVAGICSVGGDVLKVGIVPTPAVAWLTRNLEADAGVVISASHNPVADNGIKFFSASGYKLPDPIEEEIERLVLEGEDTLPRPVGLELGRVKVMEEAVERYVAFLCSTATRGLAGMRVVLDCAYGAAYRVAPTVFRRLGAEIYPLHNDPDGTKINVGCGSTHPEVLQAEVVARGADVGLAFDGDADRVIAVDEKGQVVDGDAIMTILALARQEQGGLPGGQVVVTVMSNFGLHQALTAAGLRVLQTAVGDRYVLEEMLRTGAVLGGEQSGHIILLEYNTTGDGLLTGVQLLQVMAATGRPLSELAASMPHLPQLLVNVRVTDKEAAMASPVLLAAVASAREQLAGRGRVLVRPSGTEPIIRLMVEGPDREELEIIMEELRQAVSGL, from the coding sequence ATGGGAAAGTTATTTGGGACTGACGGGGTCCGCGGGGTGGCCAACGGCGGCCTTACGCCTGAACTGGCCTTCCGCCTGGGACGGGCCGGTGCCGCTGTCCTTACCGGACAGCAGGGTCGTGCCAGGGTGGTGGTGGGTCGGGACACCCGTATATCCGGCGATATGCTGGAAGGGGCCCTGGTAGCCGGCATCTGCTCCGTAGGCGGGGATGTTTTAAAGGTGGGCATTGTACCCACTCCGGCGGTAGCCTGGTTGACCCGGAATCTGGAGGCCGATGCCGGCGTAGTTATTTCCGCCTCCCATAATCCCGTCGCCGATAATGGCATTAAATTCTTCAGCGCCAGCGGCTACAAACTGCCCGACCCGATTGAAGAAGAGATCGAACGGTTAGTTCTGGAGGGCGAAGACACCCTGCCACGGCCGGTAGGTTTAGAGCTGGGTCGGGTAAAGGTAATGGAGGAGGCTGTTGAGCGTTATGTAGCCTTTCTATGCAGTACCGCCACCCGGGGTTTGGCCGGTATGCGGGTGGTTTTGGATTGCGCCTACGGCGCCGCCTACCGGGTCGCCCCTACTGTTTTTCGGCGTCTGGGAGCAGAAATTTACCCCTTGCATAATGACCCCGATGGTACTAAGATAAACGTCGGGTGCGGTTCGACCCATCCGGAAGTTCTTCAGGCCGAAGTCGTCGCCAGGGGAGCCGATGTCGGCCTGGCCTTTGACGGTGATGCCGACCGGGTTATCGCCGTAGATGAAAAGGGACAGGTAGTCGACGGCGATGCCATCATGACCATTCTCGCCCTCGCCCGCCAGGAACAGGGAGGGCTTCCCGGCGGCCAGGTGGTGGTGACGGTTATGAGTAACTTCGGCCTGCATCAGGCCCTGACGGCGGCGGGTCTCAGGGTGCTGCAGACGGCCGTCGGCGACCGTTACGTTTTGGAAGAGATGTTGCGGACCGGGGCCGTGTTGGGGGGCGAGCAGTCGGGCCATATTATCCTTCTTGAATACAATACAACGGGAGACGGTCTGTTAACGGGAGTACAGCTGCTCCAGGTTATGGCCGCGACAGGGCGGCCACTGTCGGAACTGGCGGCGTCCATGCCCCATCTTCCCCAACTGCTGGTCAACGTCAGGGTTACAGACAAAGAGGCGGCCATGGCCAGTCCCGTTCTTCTCGCAGCCGTGGCCTCAGCCCGGGAGCAACTGGCGGGCCGGGGACGGGTCCTGGTCAGGCCTTCGGGTACTGAACCCATTATTCGTTTGATGGTGGAAGGGCCGGACAGGGAGGAGCTGGAGATCATAATGGAAGAGCTGCGGCAGGCCGTCAGCGGGCTATAA
- a CDS encoding CdaR family protein, which produces MWEHWRQDWIYRLLAVGLAIILWIYVTGEQNPTGAKVVRVPLETVNLKEGLVVADRPEDVQVRVEGRKAVINNLLPRDVHAYVDLREAKVGDNLLPVRVEAPEGINIIHINPSQVAVKIDKIEQIQLPVQVSLVGTPAGGYRALEPVIKPSQVIVSGSAAILKSIGRVYVEAQIDQARGNFLAQLPVKVADRDGHPLEEWLSLNPQVVETFIPVVQDMPSKIVAVRPQLSGEVAGGYTIDRVILQPEVVEVFAPYKLLASLDYINTAPINIAGATKNVTVETNLEIPSGVQVGSFPRVRVVVEIKKTDVQAEGTVNPGRAS; this is translated from the coding sequence ATGTGGGAGCACTGGCGTCAGGACTGGATATATCGTCTGCTGGCAGTGGGGCTGGCCATTATCCTCTGGATTTATGTTACGGGTGAGCAGAATCCCACAGGGGCTAAAGTGGTGCGGGTGCCCCTGGAGACGGTCAATTTAAAGGAGGGTCTGGTAGTTGCCGATCGTCCGGAAGACGTTCAGGTCCGGGTGGAAGGTCGCAAGGCAGTAATCAACAACCTGCTGCCCCGGGACGTGCACGCCTATGTGGACTTACGCGAGGCTAAAGTAGGCGATAATCTATTGCCTGTTCGCGTCGAGGCACCGGAAGGGATAAATATCATCCATATCAATCCCTCTCAGGTTGCCGTAAAGATTGATAAAATCGAACAAATACAGCTTCCCGTACAGGTGAGCCTTGTCGGCACGCCGGCGGGGGGGTATCGCGCCCTGGAACCGGTCATTAAGCCGTCCCAGGTAATTGTTTCCGGCTCGGCTGCCATCCTGAAAAGCATAGGCCGGGTATATGTAGAGGCCCAAATCGACCAGGCGAGGGGCAATTTCCTAGCCCAGTTGCCGGTCAAGGTTGCTGACAGGGACGGCCACCCCCTGGAGGAATGGCTAAGCCTCAATCCCCAGGTGGTTGAAACCTTTATTCCCGTTGTTCAGGACATGCCCAGTAAAATTGTGGCGGTACGGCCCCAGTTATCCGGGGAAGTGGCCGGAGGCTATACCATCGATAGGGTAATCCTCCAACCGGAAGTGGTGGAAGTCTTTGCGCCATACAAACTTCTGGCATCCTTGGACTATATCAATACTGCCCCCATAAACATTGCCGGGGCCACGAAAAACGTAACGGTGGAAACTAATCTGGAAATTCCTTCGGGGGTACAAGTCGGCAGTTTCCCTCGGGTGCGGGTGGTAGTTGAAATAAAGAAAACCGACGTTCAAGCCGAAGGTACTGTCAATCCCGGCCGGGCGTCATGA
- the glmS gene encoding glutamine--fructose-6-phosphate transaminase (isomerizing) yields the protein MCGIVGYLGPRPAVPILVEGLEKLEYRGYDSAGIAVVNGGELQVEKSAGKLQVLKGRLNGNLNGARLGIGHTRWATHGRPSDVNAHPHLDCTGKFAVVHNGIIENYLELREELTTAGHRFVSETDTEVLAHLVEQFYEGDLFSAVLRMLPHLRGSYALAVASAYHPEEIVGVRQDSPLIVGLSSEETFLASDIPALLAHTRNTYILENGEVVHITTEGARVYDSRGIPRDKKVYHVDWDFQAAEKGGYAHFMLKEIHEQPRALRDTLGGRLQPDGRVKLEGVNMTPETAAYIEKIAVIACGTAHYAGMVGKYLMEKLLRLPVEDDIASEFRYRDPIINEKTLGLVISQSGETADTLAGLRAAKKAGAQILAITNVVGSSVAREADHVIYTWAGPEIAVASTKAYLTQVLAEYLFTLYLAEIRGGAPWAADLGRQLRLVPDNVAEVLKAEGQIRELASRVAKHEHVFFIGRGMDYAVSLEGALKLKEISYIHAEAYAAGELKHGTIALIEKGTPVIALATQVELLEKIISNIKEVKARGAWVLALTQEGNTAIEKEVDQVLYLPVVPSLLAPMVTVVPLQLLAYYAAVARGCDVDKPRNLAKSVTVE from the coding sequence ATGTGTGGTATCGTAGGTTATCTGGGCCCACGCCCGGCAGTTCCCATATTGGTTGAGGGACTAGAAAAATTAGAATATCGGGGTTATGATTCCGCTGGTATAGCGGTAGTGAATGGTGGGGAACTGCAGGTAGAAAAAAGCGCGGGAAAACTCCAGGTTTTGAAGGGCCGGCTTAATGGTAATTTAAACGGGGCGCGGCTGGGCATCGGCCATACGCGTTGGGCCACCCATGGTCGGCCTTCTGACGTTAACGCCCATCCCCACCTGGACTGTACGGGCAAGTTTGCCGTGGTCCACAACGGCATCATCGAGAATTACCTGGAACTGCGGGAAGAGCTTACGACCGCCGGTCACCGCTTTGTTTCTGAAACGGACACGGAAGTTCTAGCCCATCTGGTGGAGCAGTTTTATGAGGGCGACCTCTTTAGCGCGGTTCTTAGGATGCTTCCCCACTTACGCGGCTCCTACGCCCTGGCCGTGGCTAGCGCCTACCACCCCGAGGAGATTGTCGGCGTGCGCCAGGACAGCCCGTTAATCGTAGGTCTTTCTTCTGAGGAGACTTTTCTGGCCTCAGACATTCCGGCTCTGCTGGCTCATACTAGAAATACCTATATCCTGGAAAACGGAGAAGTCGTGCATATAACGACTGAAGGGGCCAGGGTCTATGACTCCCGGGGGATTCCCAGAGATAAAAAGGTATATCATGTAGATTGGGACTTCCAGGCTGCCGAGAAGGGCGGCTATGCCCACTTCATGCTCAAAGAAATTCACGAGCAGCCGCGGGCGCTGCGCGACACCCTGGGCGGCAGATTACAGCCCGACGGCAGGGTAAAGCTGGAAGGCGTGAATATGACGCCGGAGACGGCCGCTTACATTGAAAAGATAGCCGTCATCGCATGCGGCACCGCCCACTACGCTGGTATGGTCGGCAAGTACCTCATGGAGAAGCTGCTGCGCCTGCCGGTGGAAGACGATATAGCCTCGGAGTTTCGTTACCGTGACCCTATAATTAACGAGAAAACTTTGGGATTGGTCATCAGCCAGTCGGGGGAAACGGCTGACACCCTGGCGGGACTGCGAGCGGCCAAAAAGGCGGGGGCCCAGATCCTGGCCATTACCAACGTCGTCGGCAGCTCGGTGGCCCGGGAAGCCGACCACGTCATATATACCTGGGCGGGACCGGAGATCGCCGTGGCCTCCACCAAGGCTTACCTTACCCAGGTCCTTGCCGAGTACCTGTTCACCCTTTACCTGGCCGAAATACGCGGCGGCGCTCCCTGGGCCGCCGATCTGGGCCGGCAGCTCCGTTTGGTGCCCGATAACGTTGCCGAAGTCCTAAAGGCCGAAGGACAGATAAGGGAACTGGCTTCCCGGGTGGCCAAACATGAACACGTGTTTTTCATCGGCCGGGGCATGGACTACGCCGTCTCTTTGGAAGGCGCCCTAAAGCTAAAGGAAATATCTTATATCCATGCCGAGGCTTACGCGGCAGGGGAGCTTAAGCACGGTACCATTGCGCTAATAGAAAAGGGAACGCCGGTCATCGCCCTGGCCACCCAGGTAGAGCTATTAGAGAAAATAATCAGCAACATTAAGGAGGTCAAGGCCCGGGGCGCGTGGGTGCTGGCCCTGACCCAGGAAGGCAACACGGCCATCGAAAAAGAAGTTGACCAGGTTCTTTACCTGCCAGTTGTACCATCGTTGCTGGCTCCAATGGTGACGGTAGTGCCCCTGCAGCTTCTGGCCTACTACGCCGCCGTGGCCCGCGGCTGCGACGTCGACAAGCCGCGCAATCTGGCCAAGAGCGTGACGGTGGAGTAG
- a CDS encoding 3-isopropylmalate dehydratase small subunit produces MIIQGKCHTFGNDIDTDAIIPARYLNTSDPEELARHCMEDADPTFAGRVQKGEIIVAGKNFGCGSSREHAPVAIKAAGVAAVIAASFARIFYRNAINIGLPIFESPAAAAGIKAGDEVKIDAEKGEIVNLTRGETYPVAPFPPFMQELIAAGGLMPYVARKVKVHV; encoded by the coding sequence ATGATCATCCAGGGTAAATGCCACACCTTCGGCAACGACATCGACACCGACGCCATTATTCCGGCGCGTTACCTGAATACCTCCGACCCCGAAGAACTGGCCCGGCACTGCATGGAGGACGCTGATCCCACCTTTGCCGGGCGGGTGCAAAAAGGAGAGATAATTGTCGCCGGCAAAAACTTCGGCTGCGGCAGTTCTCGGGAACACGCGCCGGTGGCCATTAAGGCCGCCGGGGTGGCGGCGGTCATCGCCGCCTCCTTCGCCCGCATTTTCTACCGCAACGCCATCAACATCGGCCTGCCCATCTTTGAGTCCCCGGCCGCGGCGGCGGGGATAAAGGCGGGGGATGAAGTAAAGATCGATGCCGAGAAGGGCGAGATAGTCAACCTGACCAGGGGAGAAACCTACCCCGTGGCGCCCTTCCCGCCCTTTATGCAGGAACTCATCGCCGCCGGGGGGCTCATGCCCTACGTGGCCAGGAAGGTGAAGGTGCATGTATAA
- the cimA gene encoding citramalate synthase, whose product MAEKLYIYDTTLRDGSQGEGISLSVEDKIKIAACLDRLGVDYIEGGWPWANPKDMEFFRRAREMTWRQAKLTAFGRTRKPGGRADSDPNLLAIKEAGVKTAALFGKSWDLHVTAALETTLEENLAMIADSVAFLVAAGMEVIYDAEHFFDGFKANPDYALATLKAAAAAGAGWVVLCDTNGGCLPDEVAAIVTRVRQEIQVPLGIHAHNDGDLAVANTLAAVKAGCRQVQGTVNGFGERCGNANLCSVLPNLELKMGYQCLPAGQLSHLTEVSRYVSEIANVVPPGNQPFVGYSAFAHKGGIHVSAVLKASQTYEHISPHLVGNERRILVSDQAGASNLRCKAEELGVELSKEKEQALINGIKEMERRGYQFEGADASLELFLRKTLGEYRRPFEVEYVKTLVEKRPGREATSEAIVKLKVGEQVVHTAAEGNGPVNAMDNALRKALEEVFPVIGRMRLTDYKVRVLDEKDATSARVRVLIESRDGSGSWNTVGVSTNIIEASWEALLDSMEYALLKQSRNLKPN is encoded by the coding sequence ATGGCTGAGAAACTCTATATCTACGACACCACCCTGCGGGACGGCAGCCAGGGTGAAGGTATCAGCCTGTCGGTTGAAGATAAAATAAAAATCGCCGCCTGCCTGGATCGCCTGGGCGTGGATTATATAGAAGGAGGCTGGCCCTGGGCCAACCCCAAAGATATGGAGTTTTTCCGCAGGGCCAGGGAGATGACCTGGCGGCAGGCGAAACTTACGGCCTTTGGCCGCACCCGCAAGCCCGGGGGAAGGGCCGATTCTGACCCCAACTTGCTGGCCATCAAAGAGGCTGGGGTAAAAACGGCGGCCCTCTTCGGCAAGTCGTGGGACCTCCATGTAACGGCCGCCCTGGAGACAACGCTGGAGGAGAACCTGGCCATGATCGCCGACAGCGTTGCCTTTTTGGTGGCGGCGGGGATGGAAGTAATTTATGATGCCGAGCATTTCTTTGACGGCTTTAAAGCCAATCCCGATTATGCCCTGGCGACATTAAAAGCCGCGGCGGCGGCCGGGGCCGGATGGGTGGTGCTGTGCGACACCAACGGCGGCTGCCTGCCCGACGAGGTGGCCGCCATCGTCACTCGGGTGCGCCAGGAAATCCAGGTGCCCCTGGGTATCCATGCCCATAATGACGGCGATCTGGCGGTGGCCAATACCCTGGCCGCCGTCAAGGCCGGCTGTCGTCAGGTCCAGGGGACCGTTAACGGTTTTGGCGAACGCTGCGGCAATGCCAATTTATGTTCGGTTTTACCCAATCTGGAGCTGAAGATGGGATACCAATGCCTCCCCGCAGGGCAGTTGAGCCACCTTACCGAGGTTTCCCGTTATGTGAGCGAAATAGCCAATGTGGTACCCCCCGGCAATCAACCCTTCGTCGGTTACAGCGCCTTTGCCCATAAAGGCGGCATCCACGTCAGCGCCGTCCTGAAGGCCTCCCAAACCTACGAGCATATCAGTCCCCATCTGGTGGGCAACGAACGCCGCATCCTCGTCTCCGATCAGGCCGGGGCCAGTAACCTGCGCTGCAAGGCGGAAGAATTGGGAGTGGAGCTTTCCAAAGAAAAGGAACAGGCCCTGATCAACGGTATCAAGGAGATGGAACGAAGGGGCTACCAGTTTGAAGGGGCCGACGCTTCCCTGGAGCTTTTCCTACGAAAGACGCTGGGCGAGTACCGCCGGCCCTTTGAGGTAGAATACGTCAAGACCCTGGTGGAAAAACGGCCCGGCCGGGAGGCCACGTCGGAAGCCATCGTGAAGCTTAAAGTAGGCGAACAGGTAGTCCATACCGCGGCGGAAGGCAACGGCCCCGTCAACGCCATGGACAATGCCCTGCGTAAGGCCCTGGAAGAAGTCTTTCCCGTCATCGGCCGCATGCGCCTCACCGACTACAAGGTGCGGGTACTCGATGAAAAGGACGCCACCAGCGCCAGGGTGAGGGTGTTGATAGAGTCCCGGGACGGCAGCGGTTCATGGAACACCGTCGGCGTTTCTACCAACATCATCGAGGCCAGCTGGGAAGCCCTCCTGGACAGCATGGAATACGCCTTATTGAAACAGTCCCGTAATTTAAAACCAAATTAA
- the leuB gene encoding 3-isopropylmalate dehydrogenase yields the protein MYKIAVLPGDGIGPEIVPEAVKVLEVVARRAGIEFKFTEALVGGAAIDACGRALPPETLELCRQSDAVLLGAVGGPKWDALPPEERPETAALLPLRKELGLYANLRPAYLFEPLADASPLKREIVSGTDLIIIRELTGGLYFGPKKREKTEDGEVAYDTMFYTRAEIERIVRLAFQIARSRRRHLTSVDKANVLTSSRLWRDTVESLKGEFPDVTVEHMYVDNCAMQLVRRPTQFDVIVTENTFGDILSDQASVLTGSIGMLPSASIGGSTALYEPVHGSAPDIAGQQKANPLATILSAAMMLKYSFKMHREAAAVEDAVGRVLAKGYRTADIYVPGTKLVGTAEMGTLVRRELQEG from the coding sequence ATGTATAAAATCGCCGTTTTGCCCGGTGACGGCATTGGTCCCGAGATTGTCCCCGAGGCCGTAAAGGTCCTGGAGGTCGTCGCAAGGCGTGCCGGAATTGAGTTTAAGTTTACCGAAGCCCTGGTAGGGGGGGCGGCCATTGACGCCTGTGGGCGCGCCCTGCCGCCGGAAACCCTGGAGCTCTGCCGGCAGAGCGATGCGGTGCTTTTGGGGGCCGTCGGCGGTCCAAAATGGGACGCCCTGCCGCCGGAGGAACGTCCGGAAACGGCCGCCCTCTTGCCCCTGCGTAAAGAACTCGGCCTTTATGCCAATTTAAGGCCGGCCTATCTTTTTGAACCCCTGGCCGATGCCTCGCCATTGAAGCGGGAGATAGTCAGCGGCACCGATCTCATCATAATCAGGGAGCTTACCGGTGGCCTCTACTTCGGTCCTAAAAAACGGGAAAAGACGGAAGACGGCGAAGTGGCCTACGACACCATGTTTTATACCCGGGCGGAAATTGAACGTATCGTGCGTCTGGCCTTCCAGATTGCCCGCAGCCGCCGCCGTCATTTAACCAGCGTCGATAAGGCCAACGTCCTTACTAGTTCGCGTTTATGGCGGGATACGGTGGAAAGCCTGAAAGGCGAGTTTCCCGACGTTACGGTGGAACATATGTATGTCGACAACTGCGCCATGCAGCTTGTACGCCGCCCCACCCAGTTTGACGTCATCGTCACCGAAAATACCTTCGGCGATATTTTAAGCGACCAGGCTTCCGTCCTGACCGGTTCCATCGGCATGCTGCCGTCCGCGAGCATTGGGGGCTCCACCGCCCTTTATGAACCGGTCCACGGTTCGGCCCCGGATATTGCCGGGCAGCAGAAGGCCAATCCCTTGGCCACCATCCTTTCGGCCGCCATGATGCTTAAATATTCCTTTAAGATGCACCGGGAGGCGGCGGCCGTGGAAGATGCCGTAGGGCGGGTGCTGGCCAAGGGCTACCGCACCGCGGACATTTATGTACCGGGAACCAAATTGGTCGGCACAGCGGAAATGGGAACCCTGGTAAGGCGGGAACTGCAAGAGGGGTAA